One genomic segment of Methanothermococcus okinawensis IH1 includes these proteins:
- a CDS encoding CBS domain-containing protein, whose translation MRVKDLMDTKFLKIYPDYTAKKTIELMYKKKRYSTAVLDEEDKLVGWVMSIDLALIDDKSKKIKEIMHPLNEIIILHENDPARDAVIKIVEHKVTSIPVLNNEGKVVGMVRNCDITKTLAKLYDIPVYNLFKIFERELKGITWDELMEAAAVVTKHTTGEDISAKEYEKRIENTTFGQALWACGGLEKFFAGLIKIGEIAIARRVAKVR comes from the coding sequence ATGAGAGTGAAGGATTTAATGGACACTAAATTTTTAAAAATATATCCAGATTACACTGCTAAAAAAACCATAGAGCTCATGTATAAAAAAAAGAGATATAGCACCGCAGTTCTTGATGAAGAGGATAAATTAGTTGGATGGGTTATGTCGATAGATTTGGCTTTAATTGATGATAAATCTAAAAAGATAAAGGAAATAATGCATCCCCTTAATGAAATAATTATATTGCATGAAAATGACCCTGCAAGAGATGCCGTTATAAAAATTGTAGAGCATAAGGTAACGAGCATACCAGTTTTAAATAATGAAGGAAAAGTTGTGGGAATGGTTAGAAACTGCGATATAACAAAAACACTTGCTAAGTTATACGACATTCCTGTTTATAATTTATTCAAAATTTTTGAAAGGGAGTTAAAAGGTATAACATGGGATGAGCTCATGGAGGCAGCGGCGGTTGTAACAAAACATACAACCGGTGAAGATATATCCGCCAAGGAATACGAAAAAAGGATAGAAAACACAACATTTGGTCAGGCATTATGGGCTTGTGGAGGTTTGGAGAAATTCTTTGCAGGATTAATAAAAATTGGAGAAATTGCCATTGCCAGAAGAGTAGCTAAGGTAAGATAA
- a CDS encoding adenylyltransferase/cytidyltransferase family protein, translating to MKKKIVVTAGTFDLLHPGHYHTLSYAKSLGDELIVIIARDETVKKIKGRKPVIPEEQRRMMVEAIKPVDKAILGSLTDKLEPILKIKPDYIVLGPDQTTFKIQELKDELKKHNLKTEVIKVKNYTKCPFHSSYDIIKEIVKRWCNKELQ from the coding sequence ATGAAGAAAAAAATAGTAGTGACGGCTGGAACTTTTGATTTATTGCATCCTGGACATTATCATACTCTAAGTTATGCGAAAAGTTTAGGGGATGAATTAATTGTTATCATAGCACGGGATGAAACTGTAAAAAAAATAAAAGGTAGAAAACCAGTAATTCCAGAAGAACAAAGGAGAATGATGGTTGAAGCAATTAAACCAGTTGATAAAGCAATACTCGGAAGTTTAACCGATAAATTGGAACCAATATTAAAAATAAAACCTGATTATATTGTATTAGGTCCTGACCAGACCACATTTAAAATTCAGGAGTTAAAGGATGAGTTGAAAAAACATAATTTAAAAACAGAAGTTATAAAGGTCAAAAATTATACAAAATGTCCGTTCCATAGTTCCTACGATATTATTAAAGAAATAGTTAAAAGATGGTGTAATAAAGAATTACAATAA
- a CDS encoding DUF447 domain-containing protein translates to MKCEVVITSKNNKDNSNNRAPIGIFIKGNKEIVMHLYEGSHTYNNLKDEDYFIINICSPYLIAKSVLDDNGNYGYLEYNNCSIPYLKESYKIYLAKITNRKIIESKNEYGSSKIMIVRSSVVLDKDINILPIKPYNRAEGLIVEMAILYSRLNIVNDEKRKNIKDEMEHYFKTIKKVGTKRYIELGKKFLE, encoded by the coding sequence ATGAAATGTGAAGTGGTAATTACATCCAAAAATAATAAAGATAATAGTAACAACCGAGCTCCTATTGGAATATTTATAAAAGGAAATAAGGAAATTGTAATGCACCTATACGAAGGTTCTCACACCTATAACAATTTAAAAGATGAGGATTATTTTATAATAAATATATGCTCCCCCTATTTAATAGCCAAATCAGTCCTTGACGATAACGGAAATTACGGATATTTAGAGTATAACAACTGTTCAATACCGTATTTAAAGGAATCCTATAAAATATATCTGGCAAAAATAACCAATAGAAAAATCATAGAATCAAAAAATGAGTATGGGAGCTCTAAGATTATGATTGTTAGGAGCTCTGTTGTATTGGATAAGGATATAAATATTCTACCTATTAAGCCATATAACAGAGCAGAAGGTCTTATTGTGGAAATGGCAATACTATATTCACGATTAAATATTGTAAATGATGAGAAAAGAAAAAATATAAAAGATGAGATGGAACATTATTTTAAGACCATTAAAAAGGTAGGAACTAAAAGATATATTGAGTTAGGAAAGAAATTTTTAGAATAA
- a CDS encoding GMP synthase subunit A codes for MIVILNNGGQYVHRIHRSLRYLDVDSKIIPNDTPLSEIEENEKIKGIILSGGPDIEKASNCIDIALNSKLPILGICLGHQLIARAYGGEVGRAESEEYAHTKIYVKNENDLFKNIPKEFTAWASHKDEVKKVPECFEILAYSDICDIESIKHKEKPIYGVQFHPEVSHTEYGSEILKNFCRVCGLNKEE; via the coding sequence GTGATTGTAATATTAAACAATGGCGGTCAATATGTCCATAGAATACATAGAAGTTTAAGATATTTAGATGTAGATTCAAAAATAATTCCAAATGACACACCATTAAGTGAAATTGAAGAGAATGAGAAAATAAAAGGCATAATATTAAGTGGAGGTCCAGACATTGAAAAAGCTTCTAACTGTATAGATATTGCTTTAAATTCAAAACTACCTATATTGGGTATATGTTTAGGTCATCAGTTAATAGCTCGGGCTTATGGTGGGGAAGTTGGAAGGGCAGAATCAGAAGAATACGCTCACACAAAAATATATGTTAAAAATGAGAACGATTTATTTAAAAACATACCAAAGGAATTCACAGCATGGGCTTCTCATAAAGATGAGGTTAAAAAAGTCCCAGAATGTTTCGAAATTCTTGCATATTCCGATATATGTGATATAGAATCTATAAAACATAAGGAAAAACCAATATATGGTGTGCAGTTTCATCCTGAGGTATCCCATACAGAATATGGCTCTGAAATATTGAAAAATTTTTGTAGAGTTTGCGGATTAAATAAAGAAGAATAA
- the map gene encoding type II methionyl aminopeptidase — protein sequence MDKNINNNADEDSLNEESEMVKKLMKAGEIHAEVIEEAEKLIKPGAKLYDVAEYVENRTRELGGEVAFPCNISINDIAAHYTPVYKDEKTFSENDVVKLDIGVHVDGYIADGARTIDLSCSYNDLKKASEDALYTVIKEIVPPMNIGDMGAIIQEVIESYGYKPVSNLSGHVMEQYVLHSGISIPNVKEKSKDYIDVGDIVAIEPFATDGYGEVMDGNEKYIFKYIKSRPVRLPSARKILKIIEKKYPYLPFAGRWLATEDSKYKIALRTLMSSGCLYGYSTLIEKNHGMVSQTEHTVLITENGAKITTKR from the coding sequence ATGGATAAAAATATCAATAATAATGCGGATGAAGATAGTCTAAATGAAGAAAGTGAAATGGTTAAAAAACTAATGAAAGCTGGAGAAATTCATGCCGAGGTAATAGAAGAAGCAGAAAAACTTATAAAACCGGGTGCTAAACTTTACGATGTGGCAGAATATGTTGAAAACAGAACCCGTGAGCTCGGAGGAGAAGTTGCATTTCCTTGCAATATTTCTATAAATGATATTGCAGCTCACTACACACCCGTTTATAAGGATGAAAAGACATTCTCTGAAAATGATGTTGTAAAATTGGATATAGGAGTTCATGTTGATGGATATATAGCAGATGGAGCAAGAACCATTGATTTATCCTGTTCATACAACGATTTAAAAAAAGCATCGGAAGATGCACTATATACCGTAATTAAAGAAATTGTGCCACCGATGAATATTGGAGATATGGGGGCAATTATACAGGAAGTAATCGAAAGTTATGGATATAAACCAGTGTCAAATTTATCTGGACATGTTATGGAACAATATGTCCTTCATTCAGGCATAAGCATTCCTAATGTAAAAGAAAAATCAAAGGATTATATCGATGTAGGGGATATTGTAGCGATAGAACCTTTTGCCACAGATGGATATGGAGAGGTTATGGATGGAAATGAGAAATATATATTTAAATATATAAAATCAAGACCTGTTAGATTGCCATCTGCAAGGAAGATATTAAAGATTATCGAGAAAAAATACCCCTACCTCCCATTTGCAGGGCGATGGCTTGCAACTGAGGATTCAAAATATAAAATTGCCCTGAGAACTTTAATGAGCTCAGGTTGTCTCTATGGCTATTCAACATTAATTGAGAAAAACCACGGCATGGTAAGTCAAACCGAACATACCGTTTTAATTACTGAAAATGGAGCAAAAATCACAACCAAAAGATAA
- a CDS encoding OBG GTPase family GTP-binding protein, whose product MGIQEEIKRLEDEIKNTQYNKATQKHIGILKAKIAKLRDLQNKPKSTGTGYSYAVKKTGDATVAFVGFPSVGKSTLLNKLTNANSEVGAYAFTTLTIIPGILEYRGAKIQVLDAPGIISGAAFGKGRGSEVLAAIRNVDLVMLVVDVFSPEHIPVIERELYNVGIRLDQRPPDVKIVKKDRGGIHINTTLPLTKIDEETIIAILHEHRIHNADIVIREDITTDQFIDVISANRVYIPSLVVVNKIDLAEKEHIQKIEEVLKDRAHILVSGYKNINIEELKEKIFNSLGFMKVYLKPQGKKPDLDEPLIILRNSTVEDVCNKLHRDFVKNFRYALVWGKSAKHPGQRVGLNHVLEDEDILTIVIKRT is encoded by the coding sequence ATGGGGATTCAGGAAGAAATTAAGAGATTAGAAGATGAAATAAAAAATACGCAGTATAATAAGGCCACTCAAAAACATATAGGTATATTAAAAGCTAAAATTGCAAAATTAAGGGACTTACAAAACAAACCAAAAAGCACGGGAACAGGATATTCTTATGCAGTTAAAAAAACAGGGGACGCCACAGTAGCTTTTGTAGGGTTTCCATCAGTAGGTAAATCCACATTATTAAATAAACTTACAAATGCCAATTCAGAAGTTGGAGCTTATGCTTTTACAACATTAACGATAATACCTGGAATCTTAGAATATAGAGGGGCAAAGATACAGGTATTGGATGCTCCGGGAATTATTAGCGGTGCAGCATTTGGAAAAGGTAGAGGTAGTGAGGTATTGGCAGCCATTAGAAATGTGGATTTGGTGATGCTTGTTGTAGATGTGTTTTCACCTGAACACATCCCAGTTATCGAGAGGGAGCTCTACAATGTGGGTATAAGATTAGACCAAAGACCACCAGATGTTAAGATTGTAAAAAAGGATAGAGGGGGAATACACATAAATACCACCCTTCCTTTAACAAAAATAGATGAAGAAACCATTATCGCAATTCTACACGAGCATAGAATACATAACGCAGATATTGTAATAAGGGAAGATATTACAACAGACCAATTTATCGATGTGATTAGTGCAAATAGGGTATATATACCATCCCTTGTAGTTGTGAATAAAATAGACTTAGCTGAGAAAGAACATATTCAAAAGATTGAGGAGGTTTTAAAAGACAGAGCTCATATACTTGTATCAGGTTATAAAAATATAAATATTGAAGAATTGAAAGAGAAAATTTTCAACAGTCTTGGATTTATGAAAGTTTATTTAAAACCGCAGGGGAAAAAACCAGACCTTGACGAACCATTAATCATTTTAAGAAATTCTACCGTTGAAGATGTATGTAATAAGCTTCACAGGGATTTTGTAAAGAATTTTAGATACGCTTTGGTATGGGGAAAATCTGCAAAACATCCTGGTCAAAGGGTAGGACTTAATCATGTATTGGAGGATGAGGATATTCTTACTATTGTAATCAAAAGAACATGA
- a CDS encoding ArsR/SmtB family transcription factor: MVVDESKYENMAEIFKAFADPTRLMILRLLSENDSMCVCNIIDKLKKPQPTISHHLNILKKSGIIRARKEGTWNHYYIVNPKVKDIISSMDEMINE; this comes from the coding sequence ATGGTTGTAGATGAAAGCAAATATGAAAACATGGCAGAAATTTTCAAAGCATTTGCTGACCCAACGAGATTAATGATATTGAGGTTGTTAAGTGAAAACGATAGTATGTGTGTATGCAATATAATAGATAAATTAAAAAAGCCTCAACCAACTATATCCCACCATTTGAATATTTTAAAAAAATCTGGTATAATAAGAGCTAGAAAAGAGGGAACATGGAATCATTATTATATTGTAAATCCAAAAGTTAAAGATATAATATCTTCAATGGATGAGATGATTAATGAATAA
- the mobB gene encoding molybdopterin-guanine dinucleotide biosynthesis protein B has product MRVIGVIGPKKSGKTTLICDILKRLKEMNINVATIKHSTHDVKVDREGTDSYKFKQCSNVSVIADNNKTAFFYDKMDLCDILPKLNNNDFVIVEGFKEQLKELNIPKILMVKEDEGSELWDSQTVMVIKDYNYNIDEVMEKVLEKSIVPTYNLNCGHCGYNCKIFVEKVVSGELKWNQCVASSGVEMVVNGKTIPMNPFVSDIIKNTLKGIVGSLKGADNPKTISINIKDI; this is encoded by the coding sequence ATGAGAGTTATTGGAGTAATTGGTCCAAAAAAATCTGGGAAAACTACCCTTATATGCGATATTTTAAAAAGATTAAAAGAAATGAACATCAATGTCGCTACTATAAAGCATAGCACCCATGATGTAAAAGTGGATAGGGAAGGAACAGATTCCTACAAATTCAAACAATGTTCAAATGTATCTGTTATAGCAGATAACAATAAAACTGCGTTTTTTTATGACAAAATGGACTTATGTGATATACTGCCTAAATTAAATAATAACGACTTTGTTATAGTGGAAGGATTTAAAGAGCAGTTAAAGGAATTAAATATTCCAAAGATACTGATGGTTAAGGAAGATGAAGGTTCGGAGCTCTGGGATTCTCAAACTGTTATGGTAATCAAAGATTACAATTATAACATTGATGAAGTTATGGAAAAAGTGCTTGAAAAAAGTATAGTTCCAACCTACAATCTAAACTGTGGTCATTGCGGATATAACTGTAAAATATTTGTAGAAAAAGTTGTAAGTGGAGAATTGAAATGGAACCAGTGTGTAGCATCCTCAGGGGTAGAAATGGTTGTTAATGGAAAAACTATACCAATGAATCCATTTGTTTCAGACATAATTAAAAATACACTAAAAGGTATAGTGGGCTCGTTAAAAGGTGCAGATAACCCAAAAACTATATCTATAAATATTAAGGATATCTAA
- a CDS encoding cobalt-precorrin-7 (C(5))-methyltransferase, with protein sequence MIYIVGIGPGNKKYLTLNAIETVESSDIVAGSRRALELFDIKEDKKYILTKNLVEELKDLVINNKNKTITLLSTGDPCFSGLLKTVLKYDIAKKEDIKVIPGISSIQVVASRLKISWEDYHVLTLHGKEENRKILLNLIKNNKKVIFLPNNLKEDIEYLLNNGINPNKKITVCENLTYKNERIIYEELNNIAHMNFSYLCVCVVE encoded by the coding sequence ATGATATATATCGTGGGAATAGGTCCAGGAAATAAAAAATATCTTACATTAAATGCAATTGAAACTGTGGAGAGCTCCGATATTGTAGCAGGTAGCCGTAGAGCATTGGAGTTATTTGATATAAAAGAGGATAAAAAATATATATTAACAAAAAATTTAGTTGAAGAATTAAAAGATTTGGTTATAAACAATAAAAATAAAACTATTACTCTATTATCCACAGGAGACCCATGTTTTAGTGGATTGTTGAAAACAGTTTTAAAATATGATATTGCAAAAAAAGAAGATATAAAAGTAATTCCAGGTATATCCTCTATCCAAGTCGTAGCTTCAAGATTAAAAATTTCATGGGAGGATTACCATGTATTAACGCTTCATGGAAAGGAGGAAAACAGAAAAATTCTTCTAAATTTAATAAAAAATAATAAAAAAGTAATATTCTTACCTAATAATTTGAAAGAGGATATTGAATATTTGTTAAACAACGGCATAAACCCCAATAAAAAAATAACAGTTTGTGAAAACCTCACATATAAAAACGAAAGAATAATATATGAGGAATTAAATAATATTGCGCATATGAATTTTTCATATCTGTGTGTATGCGTAGTGGAATGA
- a CDS encoding FUN14 domain-containing protein, protein MIQMDISQFLPDLGTGFIGGAIIGWGIKKAIKIVVALVGLYFLSLLYLAKLGVISINKEAFTGLMGNVESSIISYGSQAAGLIHSASLGTGFVAGFALGFKKG, encoded by the coding sequence GTGATTCAAATGGATATATCTCAATTTTTACCAGATTTGGGAACAGGATTTATAGGTGGAGCAATTATAGGATGGGGCATAAAAAAGGCCATAAAAATAGTTGTTGCATTGGTGGGGCTTTATTTTTTAAGTCTTCTATATTTGGCAAAACTTGGTGTAATATCTATAAATAAAGAAGCATTTACGGGATTAATGGGTAATGTTGAATCTTCCATTATTTCTTATGGTAGTCAGGCTGCGGGATTGATTCATTCCGCATCTTTGGGAACAGGATTTGTTGCTGGATTTGCATTGGGATTTAAAAAAGGATAA
- a CDS encoding 7-cyano-7-deazaguanine synthase, whose translation MENNVIFTQWTQIKRNLKDLNQLKKDIIKNFEENNLKDKKIVSMLSGGKDSSTALHIAKDLGLDVCLCVHFVHKWSWNLAKEQAKKIADKLDIPIIFYDITGDLKKRTKGAKGGSICRICKDIMKDKIIEIAKDEGAEIILTGDTALEKISGPIFQHLRETYGTEKFDKMELTPVPKRYNKMFFRPLIRCGYDDVIKLKNYYGLNIERIHEVGDKFGYWREGCPLQYCDYDTTITEELLDNLYHYNKKITELARKYRFRASIKLPSKELMIVPNKKEYVNMVKKYLYDLYKI comes from the coding sequence ATGGAAAATAATGTAATATTTACTCAATGGACACAGATTAAAAGAAATCTAAAAGATTTAAATCAGTTAAAAAAAGATATAATAAAGAATTTTGAAGAAAATAACTTAAAAGATAAAAAAATAGTTTCTATGCTTAGTGGTGGAAAGGACAGCTCAACAGCACTCCATATTGCAAAGGATTTAGGTTTAGATGTTTGTTTGTGCGTCCATTTTGTTCATAAATGGAGTTGGAATTTGGCTAAGGAACAGGCTAAAAAAATAGCCGATAAATTGGATATTCCTATAATATTTTATGACATAACAGGAGACTTAAAGAAACGAACAAAAGGTGCAAAAGGGGGAAGCATCTGTCGAATCTGCAAAGACATAATGAAGGATAAAATTATAGAAATAGCCAAAGATGAAGGTGCAGAAATCATACTAACAGGAGATACTGCACTTGAAAAGATTTCAGGACCCATATTTCAGCATTTGAGGGAAACATACGGCACTGAAAAATTTGATAAGATGGAGCTCACCCCAGTTCCAAAAAGATATAATAAGATGTTTTTTAGGCCCCTCATAAGGTGCGGTTATGACGATGTTATTAAGCTCAAAAATTATTATGGACTAAATATAGAAAGAATCCACGAAGTAGGGGATAAATTTGGATATTGGAGAGAAGGTTGCCCATTGCAATACTGCGATTATGATACAACAATAACTGAGGAACTTTTAGATAACCTATATCATTACAATAAAAAAATCACAGAATTGGCAAGAAAATACAGGTTTAGAGCATCCATAAAACTTCCTTCAAAAGAATTAATGATTGTTCCAAATAAAAAAGAATATGTAAATATGGTAAAGAAATATTTATATGATTTATATAAAATATAA
- the fdhD gene encoding formate dehydrogenase accessory sulfurtransferase FdhD, which produces MTIKKIKIINWDELTSRYGEDYVCVENHYKLYINNKFIGNITASPNNLKELGVGHVISEGYLKPESIKDIHIDNNKITVITDELGIKLINNAKSGNNIKIPLKTIFKIMKYMSNIRGIWNITGGTHWACLFDLNGNEIITIEDIGRHNAVDKVIGYGILNNINLDDKILVSSGRQPYGMVKKVINAKIPAIISKSPSTDKGIELAKDNDIILIGFARKNRFVVYNGFERIIDKDKINKNE; this is translated from the coding sequence ATGACGATAAAAAAGATAAAAATCATAAATTGGGATGAGCTCACTTCAAGATATGGTGAAGATTATGTATGTGTTGAAAATCATTATAAATTGTATATTAACAATAAATTTATAGGAAATATTACGGCATCACCAAATAATTTAAAGGAACTTGGGGTTGGTCATGTTATTTCAGAGGGCTATTTAAAACCAGAATCCATTAAGGATATTCATATTGATAATAATAAAATAACTGTAATAACTGATGAATTAGGTATAAAATTAATAAATAATGCAAAATCAGGAAATAATATAAAAATACCGTTAAAAACCATTTTTAAAATCATGAAATATATGTCAAATATCAGGGGGATTTGGAATATAACAGGAGGGACTCATTGGGCATGTTTGTTTGATTTAAATGGGAATGAAATAATTACTATTGAAGATATTGGAAGACATAATGCAGTTGATAAAGTAATAGGTTATGGAATATTAAATAATATAAATTTGGATGACAAAATATTGGTTTCAAGCGGAAGACAGCCTTATGGTATGGTAAAAAAAGTAATTAACGCTAAAATACCTGCAATAATATCAAAATCCCCATCAACGGATAAAGGTATAGAGCTCGCAAAGGATAACGATATTATATTAATAGGTTTTGCCAGAAAAAACAGATTTGTAGTATATAACGGTTTTGAAAGAATTATCGATAAAGATAAGATAAATAAAAATGAATAA
- a CDS encoding secondary thiamine-phosphate synthase enzyme YjbQ has protein sequence MLFKYQIKTNSREEMIDITNYIVDSIKNSKLNDGIAIIYIPHTTAGITINENADSSVKKDILKFLNDKIPKNYNFTHLEGNSDAHIKSSLFGSSLTVIISHGKPLLGTWQGIYFCEFDGPRKRTFYVKIMG, from the coding sequence ATGCTATTTAAATACCAAATAAAAACAAATTCAAGGGAGGAGATGATTGATATTACAAATTACATAGTAGATTCCATAAAAAACTCAAAACTAAATGATGGAATTGCCATAATATATATTCCACATACCACCGCTGGCATAACAATTAACGAAAATGCTGACTCGTCTGTTAAAAAAGACATTCTAAAATTTTTAAATGATAAGATACCGAAAAATTATAATTTTACGCATTTGGAAGGCAACTCCGATGCTCATATTAAGAGCTCCCTTTTTGGAAGTTCATTAACTGTAATAATATCACATGGAAAACCACTACTTGGCACTTGGCAGGGTATTTATTTCTGTGAATTCGATGGACCAAGAAAAAGAACATTTTATGTCAAAATTATGGGGTAA